One Fontisphaera persica DNA window includes the following coding sequences:
- a CDS encoding L-threonylcarbamoyladenylate synthase, with product MVNLSQTEILPLHSPQAFAAAVERAAALLQAGEVVAVPTETVYGLAANALDPRAVAAIYAVKGRPARNPIIVHVASETMARACVADWPASAAALAHSFWPGPLTLVLPKAPHIPDVVTAGGPTVGVRWPRHPFMQALIQRCGFPLAAPSANLSNRVSPTTAAHVRHHLEGRIPLIVDGGPCPVGIESTVVALAGPSFRVLRPGIIHEASLAAVLGVESAPAAGPEDAQAPLASPGRLPRHYAPRAQVLIWKWADETDLRARLAQLNARPEQTYVLAHACVPQQAGWLEVSVAPHDAEAYARALYAELHRADARHARWLAVEQPPEDAPWQAIHDRLRRAAQQEKT from the coding sequence ATGGTGAATCTGTCACAAACTGAAATCTTGCCGCTGCACTCGCCGCAGGCTTTTGCCGCAGCCGTGGAGCGGGCGGCCGCTTTGCTCCAGGCAGGCGAAGTGGTGGCCGTGCCCACCGAAACCGTTTACGGCCTGGCCGCCAACGCCCTGGACCCCCGCGCCGTGGCCGCGATTTACGCCGTCAAGGGACGCCCCGCCCGCAATCCCATCATCGTGCATGTGGCCAGTGAAACCATGGCCCGCGCCTGTGTGGCCGACTGGCCGGCTTCCGCGGCGGCACTCGCCCACTCCTTCTGGCCCGGCCCGCTGACCCTCGTGCTGCCCAAAGCCCCCCACATCCCGGACGTCGTCACCGCCGGCGGCCCGACGGTGGGCGTGCGCTGGCCGCGCCATCCGTTCATGCAGGCCCTGATTCAACGCTGCGGTTTCCCCCTGGCTGCCCCCAGCGCGAATTTGTCCAACCGTGTTTCCCCCACCACGGCGGCGCATGTGCGCCATCATCTGGAAGGGCGCATCCCGCTCATCGTGGACGGCGGCCCGTGCCCGGTGGGCATTGAGTCCACCGTGGTGGCCCTGGCAGGCCCCTCGTTCCGCGTGTTGCGGCCGGGCATCATTCATGAGGCCTCCCTGGCGGCCGTGTTGGGGGTGGAGTCTGCCCCCGCCGCAGGGCCGGAAGACGCGCAAGCCCCCCTGGCCAGTCCGGGCCGCTTACCCCGGCATTACGCCCCACGCGCCCAGGTTTTAATCTGGAAATGGGCAGACGAAACGGATTTGCGGGCGCGCCTGGCCCAGCTCAACGCCCGGCCGGAGCAAACGTACGTCCTCGCTCACGCCTGCGTCCCCCAGCAGGCCGGCTGGCTCGAAGTTAGCGTGGCGCCACACGATGCCGAGGCGTACGCACGGGCGCTCTACGCCGAGCTGCATCGCGCCGATGCCCGGCACGCCCGCTGGCTGGCGGTGGAGCAACCGCCGGAGGACGCCCCCTGGCAGGCCATCCACGACCGCTTGCGCCGGGCGGCACAGCAGGAAAAAACATGA
- a CDS encoding O-antigen ligase family protein, whose protein sequence is MPGDQRMSVLYWLDALIEAGIYFMIIFGPWAFGTTQEWSIRVMTVTGYTLGGLTGLRWLLSRALGEYVPRPGWDAGKIMDWALGVLTVLILLYCWVSAWNARATYRPADWAFDYHRIIPWLPHSYDAEASWEYFRMYLGLALAFWTVRSWLWNGKEEYFLSERQLQGASGQARLLPPRLRRLLWVVSLNGAVLALVSIIQRVDATPKLLWLVEPTVNKDIETFFGPYAYRGNAAQYFNLAWPAALALWWSYHRVVLRSPLGAGPRRHNLLLSCVLLMAVCPVVSTSRGGALIMLALSLLVVVILWLAQWQRGWGVKLGVFGVFALVLAGGLLLGWEELGPRMEILSEGYYGREATFDTAKRMAADHPVFGSGPGSFKNLFQLYRKSYDEYYPAQLHNDWLETRITFGWAGFLLILGALGVCWWRWQAPGGIPVDRYFVWLLYSALGGCLLHAFYDFPLQIHSILFLFLLLCAVLSTLTKE, encoded by the coding sequence ATGCCGGGTGACCAACGGATGAGTGTCCTCTACTGGCTCGATGCCCTAATCGAGGCGGGCATTTATTTCATGATTATTTTTGGCCCGTGGGCCTTTGGCACCACGCAGGAATGGTCCATCCGCGTCATGACCGTCACGGGTTACACGCTGGGGGGGCTGACGGGCCTGCGATGGCTGCTGAGCCGGGCCTTGGGCGAGTACGTTCCCCGGCCCGGATGGGATGCGGGCAAAATCATGGACTGGGCGCTGGGGGTGCTGACCGTGTTAATTTTGCTCTATTGTTGGGTCAGCGCCTGGAATGCGCGGGCCACCTACCGCCCGGCGGACTGGGCCTTTGATTACCATCGCATCATTCCCTGGCTGCCGCATAGTTATGATGCCGAGGCCAGTTGGGAGTATTTCCGCATGTACCTGGGGCTGGCGTTGGCGTTTTGGACGGTGCGAAGCTGGCTGTGGAATGGCAAGGAGGAGTATTTTCTATCGGAGCGCCAGTTGCAAGGCGCCAGCGGCCAGGCCCGCCTGCTGCCGCCGCGGCTGCGGCGCTTGCTGTGGGTGGTCAGCCTCAATGGGGCGGTGCTGGCCCTGGTCAGCATTATTCAACGGGTGGACGCCACCCCCAAGCTCTTGTGGCTGGTGGAGCCTACGGTCAACAAGGACATCGAAACTTTCTTTGGTCCCTATGCCTATCGGGGCAATGCGGCCCAATACTTCAACCTGGCCTGGCCGGCGGCGCTGGCCTTGTGGTGGAGTTACCATCGGGTGGTATTGCGCTCGCCGCTGGGCGCGGGGCCGCGCCGGCATAACCTCTTGCTGTCCTGCGTGCTGTTGATGGCGGTTTGCCCGGTGGTTTCCACCAGCCGGGGTGGAGCGCTCATCATGCTGGCGTTGAGCCTGCTGGTGGTGGTGATTCTCTGGCTGGCCCAATGGCAGCGCGGCTGGGGAGTGAAGCTGGGCGTTTTTGGGGTGTTTGCGCTGGTGTTGGCGGGCGGGTTGCTCCTGGGTTGGGAGGAGCTGGGGCCCCGGATGGAAATCCTCAGCGAGGGGTATTACGGGCGGGAGGCCACCTTTGACACCGCCAAACGCATGGCGGCGGACCATCCAGTGTTTGGTTCCGGGCCGGGCAGTTTCAAGAATTTGTTCCAGCTCTATCGCAAATCCTATGATGAGTATTATCCGGCGCAGCTCCACAACGACTGGCTGGAAACGCGCATCACCTTTGGGTGGGCGGGATTTTTATTAATCTTGGGGGCCTTGGGCGTCTGTTGGTGGCGCTGGCAGGCCCCGGGAGGCATTCCAGTGGACCGCTATTTTGTCTGGCTGCTGTACTCGGCGCTGGGCGGGTGTTTGCTGCATGCCTTTTATGATTTTCCGCTGCAAATCCATTCCATTTTGTTCCTGTTTTTGCTGTTGTGCGCGGTCTTGTCCACCTTGACGAAGGAATAA
- a CDS encoding Gfo/Idh/MocA family protein, with protein MKQSHVSPRQGGASARLAVNRRQFLGTSLKAGAVLLAAPQVVPGATVGRDGGVAPSERIVMGGIGIGNRGNYVLGVFLHQPDVRFLAVADVKAARRDAVKKRVDAHYQANDCATYRDLRELLARQDIDAVLIATGPNWHAAASSLAARAGKDVYCEKPCTKNIDESLALAEVFKRTGRIFQAGTQRRSLPNFVFCIDLARQGKLGKLHTVHAHPMGLETKTSGWLPAEPEPDKEEVDWDLYLGPAAWRPYNRRLLDGFNFEKGGGLVGGGCLEWGSHCVDLCQLAADCDNTAAIEYEPKNGQLHALYPNGVKLIVRNEGWLPLGSCPVRFEGSTGWVETADSGDIVASSETLLVGRGAKIGGYPADFHVRDFLDCVKSRGRTRANAEAACWSHITCHAGNISLFLNRKVRYDPKKNEFINDEEANRLRSEALREPWRV; from the coding sequence ATGAAGCAATCACATGTCTCCCCGAGGCAAGGCGGCGCGTCGGCGCGCCTTGCGGTGAATCGTCGTCAATTTTTGGGCACCTCCCTCAAGGCCGGGGCGGTGCTGCTGGCCGCGCCCCAGGTTGTGCCCGGCGCCACGGTCGGCCGGGACGGCGGCGTGGCGCCCAGCGAACGGATTGTCATGGGCGGCATTGGCATCGGCAACCGCGGCAATTACGTGCTGGGGGTGTTTCTGCATCAACCGGATGTCCGGTTCCTGGCGGTGGCCGATGTGAAAGCCGCCCGGCGCGACGCGGTGAAGAAGCGGGTGGACGCCCATTACCAGGCCAATGATTGCGCGACCTACCGCGATTTGCGCGAGCTGCTGGCGCGGCAGGACATTGACGCCGTGCTCATTGCCACCGGCCCCAACTGGCATGCGGCAGCCTCCTCGCTGGCCGCGCGGGCGGGCAAGGATGTGTATTGCGAAAAGCCGTGCACCAAGAACATTGATGAGAGCCTGGCGCTGGCGGAGGTGTTCAAGCGCACCGGCCGCATCTTCCAGGCGGGCACCCAACGGCGCAGCCTCCCCAATTTTGTGTTCTGTATTGACCTCGCGCGGCAGGGCAAGCTGGGCAAGTTGCACACCGTGCACGCGCATCCCATGGGGCTGGAGACCAAGACCAGCGGCTGGCTGCCGGCGGAGCCTGAGCCGGACAAGGAGGAGGTGGACTGGGATTTGTATCTGGGGCCGGCGGCGTGGCGGCCTTACAACCGGCGTTTGCTCGATGGTTTTAACTTCGAGAAAGGCGGTGGGCTGGTGGGCGGCGGCTGCCTCGAGTGGGGCTCGCATTGCGTGGACTTGTGCCAGTTGGCGGCGGATTGCGACAACACGGCCGCCATCGAATACGAGCCCAAGAATGGCCAGCTCCACGCCCTCTATCCCAACGGAGTGAAATTGATTGTGCGCAACGAAGGCTGGCTGCCGCTCGGCTCCTGCCCGGTGCGTTTCGAGGGCAGCACGGGCTGGGTGGAAACGGCCGACAGCGGCGACATCGTCGCCAGCTCGGAAACGTTGCTGGTGGGGCGCGGCGCGAAGATTGGTGGTTACCCGGCGGATTTTCATGTGCGCGATTTTCTGGATTGTGTGAAGTCGCGCGGGCGCACGCGGGCCAACGCCGAAGCGGCGTGCTGGTCGCACATCACCTGTCACGCGGGGAACATCTCGCTCTTTCTCAATCGCAAGGTGCGCTATGACCCCAAAAAGAACGAGTTTATCAATGATGAGGAAGCCAACCGGCTGCGCTCCGAAGCGCTGCGCGAGCCGTGGCGGGTGTAA
- the trmB gene encoding tRNA (guanosine(46)-N7)-methyltransferase TrmB — MDSNAIPATAWLDPTRPSLFHPITSLIERLDWRQLFLTPQPVEVELGSGDGSFLAQYARLHPERNFLGVERLLGRARKLERKALRAGLTNLRIIRLEASYLTEYLLPHHSVEVFHIYFPDPWPKKKHHKNRLVNERFVQLLGRVLTPGGWVHLRTDDQGYFSWMQDAFAAHPAFLSRTPPPELLALKTDFELEFNQKGIPTLALSYQWQGDKAC; from the coding sequence ATGGATTCTAACGCCATTCCCGCCACGGCCTGGCTGGACCCTACCCGGCCCAGCCTCTTCCACCCCATTACCAGCCTCATTGAACGGCTGGACTGGCGGCAGCTTTTCCTCACCCCGCAGCCGGTGGAAGTTGAGCTGGGCAGCGGTGATGGCTCCTTTCTGGCCCAATACGCCCGGTTGCATCCAGAGCGGAATTTCCTCGGGGTCGAGCGCCTGCTGGGCCGCGCCCGCAAGCTCGAACGCAAAGCCCTTCGCGCCGGGCTGACCAACCTGCGCATCATTCGGCTCGAAGCCAGCTATCTCACGGAGTATCTTTTACCCCACCATTCTGTGGAGGTTTTTCACATTTATTTCCCCGACCCCTGGCCCAAGAAAAAACATCACAAAAACCGGCTGGTCAACGAGCGCTTTGTGCAGTTGCTGGGCCGCGTCCTCACCCCCGGCGGCTGGGTGCACCTGCGCACCGATGACCAGGGATACTTTTCCTGGATGCAGGATGCCTTCGCCGCCCATCCCGCTTTCCTTTCGCGCACGCCCCCGCCGGAATTGCTTGCCCTTAAAACCGACTTCGAGCTGGAGTTCAATCAGAAGGGCATTCCCACGCTGGCGCTTTCTTATCAATGGCAGGGAGACAAGGCCTGCTGA
- a CDS encoding peptidylprolyl isomerase — MKKLIPFTAVCATLVLAVAAGAADQPAAAAAPKPAAKELFPDSVVAKGKGVEVKRSQVDEAYSLFKANVAASGRAVREEDRNRDQAMLLDRIISTKLLVARATEEDKKKAAENADKYIAETKKRLPSEEFFELQLKSIGLTPATYRERLLEQAICEEVINREVRDKNQVTEAEIKKFYDENPKEFEQPEQVRAAHVLISFKDPTDPNPNPGAKRDLPAAQKEEKKKLAESILARAKKGEDFAKLAKEFSDDPGSKDKGGEYTFARGRMVPEFEAAAFATPPGQVSDLVTTVFGYHVIKVLEKIPAQKVELAKVADDIKRYLANEKVQEEMPKYLQKIREEAKVEILDPNLKVQTPAAPRPPAASAPKK, encoded by the coding sequence ATGAAAAAACTGATTCCCTTCACCGCCGTCTGTGCCACGCTCGTCCTGGCCGTTGCTGCCGGCGCTGCCGACCAACCCGCTGCCGCCGCGGCCCCCAAGCCCGCCGCCAAGGAGCTGTTCCCTGATTCCGTGGTGGCCAAAGGCAAGGGCGTGGAGGTCAAACGCTCCCAGGTGGACGAGGCCTACAGCCTGTTCAAGGCCAACGTTGCCGCCTCCGGCCGCGCGGTGCGCGAAGAAGACCGCAACCGCGACCAGGCGATGCTGCTCGACCGCATCATCTCCACCAAACTTCTGGTGGCCCGCGCCACCGAAGAGGACAAAAAGAAAGCGGCCGAAAACGCGGACAAATACATCGCCGAAACCAAGAAACGCCTGCCCAGCGAGGAATTTTTCGAGCTGCAGCTCAAGTCCATCGGCTTGACGCCCGCCACCTACCGCGAGCGGCTCCTGGAGCAGGCGATTTGCGAAGAAGTCATCAACCGCGAAGTGCGCGACAAAAACCAGGTCACCGAGGCCGAAATCAAAAAGTTCTACGACGAAAACCCGAAGGAATTTGAACAGCCGGAACAAGTGCGCGCGGCGCATGTGCTCATCAGCTTCAAGGACCCGACCGACCCCAATCCCAACCCGGGCGCCAAACGCGACCTGCCCGCCGCGCAAAAAGAGGAAAAGAAAAAGCTGGCCGAGAGCATCCTGGCCCGCGCCAAAAAAGGCGAGGACTTTGCCAAGCTGGCCAAGGAATTCTCCGATGACCCCGGCTCCAAGGACAAAGGCGGCGAGTACACCTTTGCGCGGGGCCGCATGGTGCCGGAATTCGAGGCGGCGGCGTTTGCCACGCCACCGGGACAGGTCAGCGACCTGGTGACCACCGTTTTCGGCTACCACGTCATCAAGGTGCTGGAAAAAATCCCGGCCCAAAAAGTCGAGCTGGCCAAGGTCGCCGACGACATCAAGCGTTACCTCGCCAATGAAAAAGTGCAGGAGGAAATGCCGAAATACCTGCAAAAAATCCGCGAAGAGGCCAAGGTGGAAATTCTGGACCCGAACCTGAAGGTCCAAACTCCGGCCGCGCCCAGGCCGCCCGCGGCGTCCGCGCCCAAGAAATAA
- a CDS encoding nucleoside-diphosphate kinase, with protein MAEQLAYVIITPYSLHKSRTGGILARLLARTGLELAAARMFAPSRELVEAYAPMVVNAENPDDRRVQEWIQDYILKQIGPDPRGRRRRVMMLVFRGEDAVQKVYQVVGTLKPNRTMGETIRDTYGDVLLNEDGSLRYFEPAVLAAPTSEAAVRDLRLWTQFSDRDGGLLENIIEYPAGQQPERTLVLIKPENFRFPTGRPGNMIDYFSRTGLFIVAIKVHRMSVAEACEFYGPVREVLRNKLKGMVASRAKAVLEKELECHLPPEVTTQLGELLGPVYGDSQFDAIVRFMAGRAPDECDVTLRHQPGTEKCIALVYEGINAVAKIRDVLGPTDPSKAPPGSIRREFGSTIMVNAAHASDSPENARREMGIVKPGDNQFRQVVEEFYGPVGSAGA; from the coding sequence ATGGCTGAACAACTGGCTTACGTCATCATCACCCCTTATTCACTGCATAAATCCCGTACGGGCGGCATTTTAGCCCGGTTGCTCGCCCGCACCGGGCTTGAGCTGGCGGCAGCGCGGATGTTTGCCCCCAGCCGCGAGCTGGTGGAGGCCTATGCACCAATGGTGGTCAATGCGGAAAATCCCGATGACCGCCGCGTCCAGGAATGGATTCAGGACTACATCCTCAAGCAGATTGGCCCAGACCCACGCGGGCGCCGCCGGCGGGTGATGATGCTGGTTTTTCGCGGCGAGGATGCCGTTCAGAAGGTCTATCAGGTGGTGGGCACCTTGAAACCCAACCGCACGATGGGGGAAACCATCCGCGATACCTATGGCGATGTCCTGCTGAATGAGGACGGCTCGCTGCGATATTTTGAGCCGGCGGTGCTGGCGGCGCCCACCTCCGAGGCGGCCGTGCGGGACTTGCGGTTGTGGACCCAATTCTCGGACCGCGATGGCGGCCTGCTGGAAAACATCATCGAATATCCCGCTGGCCAGCAACCCGAGCGGACACTGGTCCTCATCAAGCCCGAGAATTTCCGCTTCCCCACGGGGCGGCCGGGCAACATGATAGACTATTTCAGCCGCACGGGCCTGTTCATCGTGGCCATCAAGGTGCATCGCATGAGCGTGGCAGAGGCCTGCGAATTCTACGGGCCGGTGCGCGAGGTGTTGCGTAACAAGCTCAAAGGCATGGTGGCCAGCCGGGCCAAGGCCGTGCTGGAAAAGGAGCTGGAGTGCCATTTGCCGCCCGAGGTCACCACGCAGTTGGGCGAGCTGTTGGGGCCGGTGTATGGCGACAGCCAGTTTGACGCCATCGTGCGCTTCATGGCCGGCCGCGCGCCGGACGAATGCGACGTCACCCTGCGCCATCAGCCCGGCACGGAAAAATGCATCGCGCTGGTCTATGAGGGAATCAACGCCGTGGCCAAAATCCGCGACGTCCTCGGCCCCACCGACCCGTCCAAGGCCCCGCCCGGCTCCATCCGGCGCGAGTTCGGCTCCACCATCATGGTCAATGCCGCCCATGCCAGCGACTCCCCCGAAAATGCCCGGCGCGAAATGGGCATCGTCAAACCCGGCGACAATCAATTCCGGCAGGTGGTGGAGGAATTCTACGGGCCGGTGGGCAGCGCGGGGGCCTGA
- a CDS encoding phage holin family protein: MQAAPIVPEKLKAFVQAWIITMVGVLVAAHVVDGITYEGWVDLVVATLLLGLLNAFVRPILMLLSLPLLLLTLGLFTLVINAGLLWLVGELVKGFHVAGFWAAFKGALVIAVLSLLLNSLTGTGNTRVRFSRARRREDRSGSDDRGGPVIDV; encoded by the coding sequence ATGCAGGCAGCTCCCATCGTCCCTGAGAAATTAAAGGCCTTTGTGCAGGCCTGGATCATCACCATGGTGGGCGTGCTGGTGGCGGCGCACGTGGTGGATGGCATCACCTACGAGGGGTGGGTGGATTTGGTGGTGGCCACGTTGCTGCTGGGTTTGTTGAATGCGTTTGTGCGGCCCATCCTGATGTTGCTCTCGCTGCCCTTGTTGTTGTTGACGCTGGGCCTGTTCACACTGGTCATCAATGCCGGCCTGCTGTGGCTGGTGGGCGAGCTGGTCAAAGGCTTTCACGTGGCCGGATTTTGGGCGGCGTTCAAAGGGGCGCTGGTGATTGCCGTGTTGAGTCTGTTGCTTAACAGCCTCACCGGCACGGGCAACACCCGGGTGCGTTTCAGCCGGGCCCGCCGCCGGGAAGACCGCTCCGGCAGTGATGACCGCGGCGGGCCGGTGATTGACGTTTAA
- the panD gene encoding aspartate 1-decarboxylase gives MLVHLLKSKIHRAQVTGGSLDYEGSLTIAEDLMEAAGLHPYEKILCSNMANGARFETYVIKGPRGSGQIVLNGAAAHCGKAGDRLTIMSFTEVDAAQAADWHPTVIVLGENNRIVARK, from the coding sequence ATGCTCGTACATCTCTTGAAGTCGAAGATTCACCGGGCGCAAGTCACCGGCGGCAGCCTCGATTACGAGGGCAGCCTGACGATTGCGGAGGATTTGATGGAGGCCGCGGGGTTGCATCCGTATGAAAAAATTTTATGCAGCAACATGGCCAACGGGGCGCGCTTTGAAACGTATGTCATCAAAGGACCGCGGGGCTCGGGGCAAATTGTGCTGAACGGCGCCGCCGCCCATTGCGGCAAGGCGGGCGACCGCCTGACCATCATGAGTTTTACGGAAGTGGACGCCGCGCAGGCGGCCGACTGGCATCCCACGGTCATTGTGCTGGGGGAAAACAACCGCATCGTGGCCCGCAAGTAG
- a CDS encoding TolC family protein encodes MTRLGIILGLVAAWSGIAWGQTNGLTERAISLDECLEMALQNNFTLRIERHNIEQARFDLRRAQTAYDPLLVFGLTRAENTGLNQTFDRSGNRSESSSRNTVDTLQYGISGLGPMGFEYSVPVRFTRSFGDGYRYNVLDLNTFTFVPVGYDEYAARLNIEMRQPLLRNFAVDGVRRTIQVNRKLLKMSEHQYEARLMEVMTLVELAYYELIFARENVKVQEQALKLAEKLLDNNRKSFNVGSMAILEVHRAESLVASTRADLLAAQQLVKVQENVLKNLITKDLPEWKQVSLAPSEPLMAVPQALDVRESWRTGLSKRPDLAQLRVDLERQDIDIRYFKNQTLPNLNLVGSYGRDALGTGFENTWSDLHFRDKAVDYYYGIELSFPWGRREAKYRLAQEKDQRLQKELILQKLQQDILVQIDDAIEAVKTSYDRIAATRQAAAFAQKVLESEESLMRVGMSTSFMIMQYQRDLTAARSEEVRAIVDYNKNLARLAQAEGSTLERRKIKLQFK; translated from the coding sequence ATGACACGACTGGGAATCATCTTGGGTCTGGTGGCCGCCTGGAGCGGCATCGCCTGGGGCCAAACCAATGGCCTGACCGAACGCGCCATTTCGCTGGACGAATGCCTGGAGATGGCGCTGCAAAACAATTTCACCCTCCGCATCGAGCGCCACAACATCGAGCAGGCCCGCTTTGACCTGCGCCGCGCGCAAACCGCCTATGACCCGCTGCTGGTCTTTGGCCTCACCCGCGCCGAGAATACGGGCCTGAACCAGACGTTTGACCGCTCTGGCAACCGCTCCGAAAGCTCCTCCCGCAACACCGTGGACACCCTCCAATACGGTATCAGCGGCCTGGGCCCCATGGGCTTTGAATACTCCGTGCCCGTGCGATTCACCCGCAGCTTTGGCGACGGCTACCGGTACAACGTCCTGGACTTGAACACCTTCACCTTTGTGCCCGTGGGCTACGATGAATATGCCGCCCGCTTAAACATCGAGATGAGGCAACCCCTCCTGCGTAACTTCGCCGTGGACGGCGTCCGCCGCACCATCCAGGTCAACCGCAAGCTGCTCAAAATGTCCGAGCACCAATACGAAGCCCGCCTCATGGAAGTTATGACCCTGGTGGAGCTGGCCTATTACGAGCTGATATTCGCCCGCGAAAATGTGAAAGTCCAGGAACAGGCCCTTAAACTGGCGGAAAAACTCCTGGACAACAACCGCAAGAGTTTCAACGTCGGCAGCATGGCCATCCTCGAAGTGCATCGCGCCGAATCCCTGGTGGCCAGCACGCGGGCCGATTTGCTGGCCGCCCAGCAATTGGTCAAAGTCCAGGAAAACGTCCTCAAAAACCTCATCACCAAAGATTTGCCCGAATGGAAGCAAGTCTCCTTGGCCCCCTCGGAGCCCCTGATGGCGGTCCCCCAAGCCCTCGATGTGCGCGAAAGCTGGCGTACCGGCTTGAGCAAACGCCCCGACCTGGCCCAGTTGCGCGTGGACTTGGAACGCCAGGACATTGACATCCGCTACTTCAAAAATCAGACCCTGCCCAACTTGAACCTGGTGGGCTCCTACGGTCGCGACGCCCTGGGCACCGGTTTCGAAAATACCTGGTCCGACCTGCATTTCCGCGATAAAGCCGTGGACTACTACTACGGCATCGAACTCAGCTTTCCCTGGGGCCGCCGTGAAGCCAAATACCGCCTGGCTCAAGAAAAAGACCAGCGCTTGCAAAAAGAGCTTATCCTCCAAAAATTGCAGCAAGATATCCTGGTCCAAATTGACGACGCCATCGAGGCCGTCAAAACCAGCTACGACCGCATCGCCGCCACCCGCCAGGCCGCTGCCTTTGCCCAAAAAGTGCTCGAATCCGAAGAATCCCTCATGCGTGTGGGCATGAGCACCTCCTTCATGATTATGCAATATCAGCGCGACCTCACTGCCGCCCGCTCTGAGGAAGTCCGCGCCATTGTTGACTACAACAAAAACCTCGCCCGCCTCGCTCAGGCCGAAGGCAGCACCTTGGAGCGCCGCAAAATAAAACTCCAGTTCAAATAA
- the lpxD gene encoding UDP-3-O-(3-hydroxymyristoyl)glucosamine N-acyltransferase, with protein MPWTAAQIAAHLQGEVAGNPDIELTGFAPAKAAKTGDLTFAENDEYFEAARQSAASAILVAADYPAGDKTLIKVKNARVAFARVLPLFFPERRPPAGVHPTAVVAAGAQVDATAAVGPYCVVAAGAIIGPGTILESHVHVGEGARVGADCRLFPHVTLYPGVQLGQRVRVHAGTVIGSDGFGYVMDEGKHLKVPQIGTVIIHDDVEIGANVTIDRGALGPTVIGRGTKIDNLVQIAHNVTIGEHCIIVAQVGIAGSTSLGNYVVLAGQVGIAGHLKIGNQVTVAAQSGVMHDIPDGQKWLGSPAQPDRQTKRQLIAITQLPDLIRRVRELEQKLEKMGEGAEAQRASDPAP; from the coding sequence ATGCCTTGGACTGCTGCCCAAATCGCCGCGCACCTGCAGGGAGAGGTGGCGGGCAATCCTGACATTGAATTAACCGGCTTTGCGCCAGCGAAAGCGGCCAAAACTGGAGACCTGACGTTTGCCGAGAATGACGAATATTTTGAGGCGGCGCGGCAGAGCGCGGCCAGTGCCATTCTGGTGGCGGCGGATTACCCGGCCGGGGACAAAACGCTCATCAAGGTGAAGAATGCGCGGGTGGCTTTTGCGCGGGTGCTGCCCTTGTTTTTCCCCGAGCGCCGTCCGCCGGCGGGGGTGCATCCCACGGCGGTGGTGGCGGCGGGGGCGCAGGTGGATGCCACGGCGGCGGTGGGACCTTATTGCGTGGTGGCGGCGGGGGCGATTATTGGGCCGGGGACCATCTTGGAAAGCCATGTGCATGTGGGCGAAGGCGCGCGGGTGGGGGCCGATTGCCGGTTGTTTCCGCATGTGACGCTGTATCCGGGGGTGCAGTTGGGGCAGCGGGTGCGAGTGCACGCGGGCACGGTGATTGGCTCGGACGGATTTGGGTATGTGATGGATGAGGGGAAGCATTTGAAGGTGCCCCAAATTGGGACGGTGATCATCCATGATGATGTGGAGATTGGGGCGAATGTGACGATTGACCGGGGGGCGCTGGGGCCGACGGTGATTGGGCGGGGCACGAAGATTGATAATCTGGTGCAGATTGCGCACAACGTGACCATCGGCGAGCATTGCATCATCGTGGCGCAGGTGGGGATTGCCGGGAGCACCTCGCTGGGCAATTACGTGGTGCTGGCAGGGCAGGTGGGCATAGCCGGGCATTTGAAGATTGGCAACCAGGTCACCGTGGCGGCGCAGTCTGGGGTCATGCACGACATCCCCGACGGCCAGAAATGGCTGGGCAGTCCGGCGCAACCGGACCGCCAGACCAAACGGCAGCTCATCGCCATTACACAGTTGCCGGATTTAATCCGGCGTGTGCGCGAGCTGGAACAGAAGTTGGAAAAAATGGGCGAGGGAGCGGAGGCGCAACGGGCGTCTGACCCGGCGCCGTAG
- a CDS encoding ArsR/SmtB family transcription factor, with the protein MTPLARQIQADFKRNEAMCQKALTLLHLLSNKARFRIVCVVARGEFCVHEIAEIVGGCNLSNISQQLKMLTLAGIIKKRRDQRRILYSLKDPRMAQLIEFLRQMLEAR; encoded by the coding sequence ATGACGCCCCTGGCGCGACAAATTCAGGCTGACTTCAAACGGAATGAAGCCATGTGCCAAAAGGCGCTGACCTTGTTGCATCTGCTCTCCAACAAGGCGCGTTTCCGCATCGTGTGCGTTGTCGCTCGCGGCGAGTTTTGCGTGCACGAAATCGCGGAAATTGTCGGCGGCTGCAATCTCTCCAATATTTCACAACAGCTTAAAATGCTCACGCTGGCGGGCATCATCAAAAAACGCCGGGACCAGCGGCGCATTTTGTACTCGCTGAAGGACCCGCGCATGGCGCAGCTCATTGAGTTTTTGCGCCAGATGCTCGAAGCCAGGTAA